Genomic segment of Staphylococcus muscae:
TTTGCGCTTCTTTTTCCATTGTTTCCATATCATCACCAAACACTTCAAATGAAATTGAAGCATCAGGAATTGCTTGTACTACATCTTGAGCGAAGGCTTTATAGTCTTTGACGCCAGCTTTAGCCATTAAGCTTGGATTCGTTGTAAATCCATCAACTTCCTTATTTTGATATGCTTGCTTCATTTGTTCAATATCTGCACCATCTGCAAATACTTGTACGTTTAATTTCGTCATAAATGTGCCTCCTAGTGATTCTACATTATATTTATATTAAAGTTATACCATTTTTCTATTCATAAAGGCTATTGTTAAGCTTTAATTCCACACGAAATATAGAAATGGTGCTTTATTCTTAGTCATTAAATATGCTATTATTACAAGCGATAATAAAGGAGGCAGTTACATGTCTAAATCGAAAAAATATTTTTACTTAACCGTGATATTCATCATGATAAGTTTTTACTTCAATACACAGAACCCAATACTCAATCATCAATTCGACTCAATCGTTAAAATCATTATTGCAAGTAGTGTCATAAATGCAATCATACTCATTATTGCCATCCAATTTGCAGACAAATCAGTGAAATATTTACCCGAAAAGAAAAGCTGGATTCATCGTGCAGCGAAAAGCTTACCTTGGATACTACTCATCGTTTTAATCTTTCATCTGATCACTGCAATCCGAACTTTTGGCATTATTTAACGTAAGAGGAGCGATAAGCATTTGAAATATTTCATTATTTTTGTTGGTGGGAGTTTAGGTGCGTTATTGAGATATGGTCTTTCCTTTCTCCCACATTTCCATGAATTGCCAGTTGGAACATTTACCGCCAATCTTTTAGGTGCTTTTTTAATGGGATTTATAACTGCCTTAACGACAAACTTTTTCTCTAAGTATCCTTCCATTAAAAAAGGTGTCACTACCGGTTTCATCGGTGCTTTTACAACCTTTTCAACCTTTCAATATGAATTGAATGCATTTTTTGAGTCACAATCGTGGTATTTATTAATAACCTACGCCTTGCTCAGTTATATTGGCGGAATTTTATGTTGCTTTGCGGGATATCGATTCGGGGTGAGACAACAATGACAATCATGATGGTTCTTCTTGGCGGTGGCATTGGTGCAACATTGCGTGCAATCATAACGGATATCATCCAGCGAGTTCATCAGCCATCATTCCCTATCGCAACCGCAATCATCAATCTTATCGGAAGTTGTTTCATCGGTATACTCGGTGGCATAGTCATATCAGTCTCACCTTCTTACACTCTTTTTGTAACAGGAATACTTGGTGGCTTCACCACATTTTCAACTGTTCAACTCGAACTTGTACAATTAATGGAACAACGTCAATCCTCAACTTTCATCGGTTATAGTCTTTTACAGTATGTCGGCTGTTTTATGAGTTGTTTTATTGGAACACTTATCATTTAAACATAAAAAACCTGTATGCTTTTATTACGCATACAGGTTTTTATATTAGTTATATGATTCAATTTCTTCCATAATTGCTTGTAATTCGTTTACATCATATTGAATGCGACCATGGAATACATATTTATTGAAGAATTCATCAAGTTGTTCCGGTCCAACAAGTACTTTCGTCGTGCTTTGTGGCGCATAGCTTGATAATGTCACATCTCCATCTTGTTTCGGATTGAAGTACAAGATTGGAGTTGGCGTATATTTATTGTTTAGTTGACGTTGTAACTTCTCTGCTACTGCTTCTAGATGTTCGATTTGCTCAGAATAATCAACAATAGAAAGTTTGCGATCGTTATCTTCACTCTCATCAAGCACGATTGTTTGTGGTGTTGTTTCATCAAGTTGTAGTGTTTTGAATACTTGCTCCATCATTGGATTGTCCACAAATTGATTGCGACTAATACCTTGATACACATGTCCTTTTAACAGTTGTGAATCGATAATGTACAACCCTGTACGTGTTAATACTAAATGACTGATACGTGTAATATTATCTAAATCATTTGTAGGCATAAAAATGTTCGCCATAATGTGCATATCTTCTGGTCGGATTCGCTTTTCTCTAACGAGTCGTTCACGAATACCAATCAAACGCATATCAGTCACATACTCACTATTGTTTTTCGAGAACACTTTTAGTGCGTCAATTTCTCTGTCTTTTGAAGCAACCATCGTTTCATAATCTTCTTTGTGTTTCGTTTCTACTTTTTTCTTTTCAATTCTTACTTTTTCAAGTGCTTCATGATGTGACTGTGTTAATTTCTCTTCTTTTTCTTTATATTGTGTTTCAATTCTTTGTTGTGCTTTCTTTTTGCGATTCAGAGCAACTAAAAACAAAATAAAACAAATAACTGCAATCCCTACGGCAACATACAAGCCTATTTCCATTGGGCCAAACTGTGTCATTTTTAAAATCCTTCCTTTTGTTTACATTTATACGATACGCTATAAAGTAATTATTATGCTGTATACGCTTGAACTGCGTCTTTCAATACGTCTACTTTATCTGTTTTCTCCCATGGCAATTCGACATCCGTACGTCCAAAATGTCCGTACGCTGCTGTTTGTTTATAAATTGGACGTTGTAAGTCTAACATTTGGATGATACCGGCTGGTCTCAAGTCGAAGTGCGAACGCACTGCTTGAATCAATGACTCTTCAGATACAGTACCCGTTCCAAACGTATCAATAGCGATGGATACCGGCTGTGCAACACCAATCGCATATGCTAATTGAACTTCGCACTTATCAGCAAATCCAGCTGCAACAATGTTTTTGGCAACATAGCGTGCCGCATAAGCTGCTGAACGGTCAACTTTAGTTGGGTCCTTACCAGAGAATGCACCCCCACCATGTCGAGCGTATCCACCATATGTGTCAACGATAATTTTTCTACCTGTCAGACCTGCATCACCTTGTGGTCCACCGATAACAAATCGACCTGTTGGATTGATGAAAAATTTTGTTTCAGCATCTAATAACGCCTGAGGTACTACTGGATAGATAACATATTCTTTAATGTCTCGTTGGATTTGATCAAGTGCTACTTCTTCATGATGTTGTGATGAAATAACAATCGTATCGATTCGTTTTGGTTGATCATTCTCATCATATTCAACAGTTACTTGTACTTTTCCATCTGGACGTAAATAGTCTAATGTGCCATCCTTTCTAACATCTGTCAGACGTTTCGCTAATTTATGTGACAAATCAATTGGCAGTGGCATAAACGATGCCGTCTCATTTGTTGCGTAACCAAACATAAGCCCTTGGTCACCTGCACCAATATTTAATACTTCGTCATTCGATGCGTCTCGATATTCTAACGCACGGTCTACACCTTGTGCAATATCAGGAGATTGCTCATCTATCGCAGTTAATACAGACATTGTTTTATAATCGTAGCCATACTTAGCGCGTGTGTAACCAATCTGTTTAACTGTTTCACGTACTACTTTAGGAATATCAACATATGTCGACGTTGATATTTCCCCTGCGATAAGTGCCATACCTGTTGTTACTGTTGTTTCACAAGCAACACGTGCATGACTATCTCCCTTTAGAATTTCATCAAGTATTGCATCTGAAATCTGGTCAGCAATCTTATCCGGATGACCTTCAGTAACAGATTCTGAAGTAAATAATCGTTTATTATTTGTCATAATATGCTCCTTTAAAAATAGATTACGAACACTCTCTTTATCTGAGCTCAAATAAAAAGAGCCTTTCACCACTACGGCACATACATAGAGTGAAGGCTCAACGTCCATTCGCTCTTATCGTTCAGGCTATCGCCTGCAAACGGTTTGGCACCTTTCTTCGCTAAAAGAGGTTGCTGGGTTTCATTGGGTCCATGTCCCTCCACCACTCAGGATAAGAGAATCCGTTGCTTTTATATTACATAAATTTTAATCATGTGTCAATTTCACAAATCTATTTGAATATAGAATTACAATAATAATGAAAGCGCCGTCAAAAAGCGATGATTCTCGCTAAATATAAACAAAAATCCACTATAAAATTACTCAAAAACATGTGACATTTTTTTGGATTTTTTGTGGGGATTATTAGCTAAATATGTTATACTCTTTAATTGTAAAGGCTTACATTAAAGAAGAAACTATTGGAGGGATTCATCATGTCATTTGATACAAGTGCACTGAATGCATTGATTGACAAGCCTACTTCTCATCTGCAGCTTACAAAAACTGAACTCTACAACAAAATTTTGAGTCGTGGCGAGGCTGAATTAACAGAACTTGGAGCAATTAACGCAAAAACTGGGGAATATACGGGGCGTTCTCCAAAAGATAAGTATATCGTTAATAATCCACAAGTCATCGATGACATCGACTGGGGTACTGTAAACCAACCTATTTCTGAAGACAAGTTTTTAAATCTATACCATCAAGTATTAGAGTATTTAGATGCAAAAGACGAAGTGTTCGTATTTAATGGCTATGCTGGAAGCGACAAAGATTCCCAACTAAAATTAACAGTTGTGAATGAATTTGCATGGCATAACCTTTTCGCACAAAATATGTTTATTCGTCCACATTCTAAGAGCGAAGCAGAAAAAATCAAAGCAGACTTCACAATTATCTCTGCACCGACATTTAAAGCAGATCCTGAAAAAGATGGTACACGTTCTGAAACATTCGTCATCGTGTCATTTAAACATAAAACTGTACTGATTGGTGGTACAGAATATGCTGGAGAAATGAAAAAATCTATCTTCTCTGTGATGAACTACCTACTCCCTAAACGAGATATTATGAGTATGCACTGTTCAGCTAACGTAGGACGCAAAGGTGATGTTGCATTATTCTTCGGTTTATCTGGTACTGGTAAAACAACATTATCAGCTGATCCTGACCGTAAGTTAATTGGTGATGACGAACACGGTTGGAACGAAAATGGGGTATTTAACATTGAAGGTGGTTGTTACGCAAAGGCGATCAACTTATCCGCTGAAAAAGAACCACAAATTTTCGATGCCATCCGTTACGGTACGGTACTAGAAAACCTTGTTGTGGATGAACATGGTTACATTGACTTTGATGATAATAAATATACAGAAAATACACGTGCAGCATATCCTATCGAACATATTGATAATATCGTTGTACCATCAAAAGCATCACATCCAAACACAATTATTTTCTTAACGGCCGATGCATTCGGTGTATTACCACCTATTTCTAAGTTGAGTAAGGATCAAGCAATGTATCACTTCCTAAGTGGTTTCACTTCTAAGCTTGCAGGTACTGAACGTGGTATTACAGAACCGCAACCATCATTCTCAACTTGCTTCGGTGCACCATTCTTGCCATTGAATGCGAAAGTATACGCTGACTTACTTGGTGACTTAATCGACAAACACGAAGTAGATGTATACTTAGTGAACACAGGTTGGACTGGTGGTGTATACGGTAAGGGCAACCGTATCGAATTGAAATACACACGTAAAATGGTAAACAGTGCCATCAACGGTTCACTGAAAAATAGTACATTTGAAGAAGATGAAATATTTGGTTTAAGTATTCCAACTGAAATTGAAGGCGTACCAACAACAATTCTACAACCTAAAAACGCATGGCATGATAAAGATGCCTATGACAAACAAGCAACTGACTTGATTGAACGTTTCCGTGAAAACTTCAAAAAATTTGGCGAAGAAACACAACAATTACAACAAACTGGTGGTTTCAAAGGCTAAATAAAAAGGGGCTGGGACATAATTCCCAGCTCTTCCCAAAAAAAGGTCTAATTTGGTGTTTTCCAACACCAAATTAGACCTTTTATTTATTTCGTTCTACTTCGTCCATCCAACTATGTATTCGTTGAAGTACCTCAGATAACGCTTTGGGACGTGGTATGTGACCTTCTCCCATCTGATAGAACGTATCATAGCGGACTTGTTTGGCTTCCAAATGTTTGGCTAAGTGATAGGCTTGATGAATGCCTACTTGTTCATCTAAACCACCATGTACAATCAAAATTGGCGGTGCGGTATGGTCAATCATACTCAGTGCATCTCGTTGTTGATAGGCTTCTGGTAGCTTTTTAGGATGACCTACCATCCGACGTAACATACCTCTCAAATCAACACGTTCTTCATACATGAGATGCATGTCAGAGACACCACCCCAAATGATATAACTTGCTGCTTGCACAGCTTGGAACGTCAATAATCCTTGGATCCCACCACGAGAAAAACCAATCAGATGAACAGGGACATTGGGGTACATCTTTTTGAGTATCTCTACACCAGCAATAACATCTTGTAAGTCGTCACCTGCAAACGCATCTCGTCCTTGACTGCCATTGTTCCCACGATAATAAGGCCCAAATACAAGTGTAGATGTATTCGTAAACTGCAACATTCGACCTAACCGTACTCTCCCCACTTGTCCTTTACCACCACGTAGGTAGACTACAATTCGTTCAACAGAATGTTTCGGAGTAACAAGTAAACCACGTACAGTTATACCTGCTGCATCATATCGTACTTCATCGACTTGATGTGTTCCAAGATCTGCTGGCATCCGTTTATAACTGATAAAATCCAAGCGATACCATCCTTTCTACACAAGCTAAAATCGCCTTGTCAGATAGTAAAATACTCCTCTTATCTTCAGGGATATCTTCAATTTTCGACACTATCATTGGCCCATTCGTCTCTAAATAGTCCGATTTTCCTTCAATATTATCCACAATGACTACGTAGACATCTTTTTTGAATGGCATAGTCTCCGTATGAACCGTATATTGTGCAATGTAATATGTTGTTTCTATCGTTGCCCCCGTCTCTTCATACAACTCTCGTTTCAAGGCATCTATCGTTGTTTCCCCCGCTTCACATTTGCCACCAGGAAACTCAATTCCACGTTGTCGATGATCTGTCATTAACAATCGGTTTTGATATATAGGCAGTGCTAACACATGGTCGCCATCTGCAACGTCATGATGTGCACGAAAACTTAAAGTCACCCGTTGTTGAGCTGCATCTATAAACTCCAAAATCCACTCCCCCTTTATTCTATGTTACAATATTTCTAATCATTTACACGGAGGTATATGCATGAAAAAAATATTCATCAAATGTATTCGTTTTTATCAGCGGTTTATATCACCATTGACACC
This window contains:
- a CDS encoding nuclease-related domain-containing protein: MTQFGPMEIGLYVAVGIAVICFILFLVALNRKKKAQQRIETQYKEKEEKLTQSHHEALEKVRIEKKKVETKHKEDYETMVASKDREIDALKVFSKNNSEYVTDMRLIGIRERLVREKRIRPEDMHIMANIFMPTNDLDNITRISHLVLTRTGLYIIDSQLLKGHVYQGISRNQFVDNPMMEQVFKTLQLDETTPQTIVLDESEDNDRKLSIVDYSEQIEHLEAVAEKLQRQLNNKYTPTPILYFNPKQDGDVTLSSYAPQSTTKVLVGPEQLDEFFNKYVFHGRIQYDVNELQAIMEEIESYN
- a CDS encoding alpha/beta hydrolase family protein, producing the protein MDFISYKRMPADLGTHQVDEVRYDAAGITVRGLLVTPKHSVERIVVYLRGGKGQVGRVRLGRMLQFTNTSTLVFGPYYRGNNGSQGRDAFAGDDLQDVIAGVEILKKMYPNVPVHLIGFSRGGIQGLLTFQAVQAASYIIWGGVSDMHLMYEERVDLRGMLRRMVGHPKKLPEAYQQRDALSMIDHTAPPILIVHGGLDEQVGIHQAYHLAKHLEAKQVRYDTFYQMGEGHIPRPKALSEVLQRIHSWMDEVERNK
- the pckA gene encoding phosphoenolpyruvate carboxykinase (ATP) — encoded protein: MSFDTSALNALIDKPTSHLQLTKTELYNKILSRGEAELTELGAINAKTGEYTGRSPKDKYIVNNPQVIDDIDWGTVNQPISEDKFLNLYHQVLEYLDAKDEVFVFNGYAGSDKDSQLKLTVVNEFAWHNLFAQNMFIRPHSKSEAEKIKADFTIISAPTFKADPEKDGTRSETFVIVSFKHKTVLIGGTEYAGEMKKSIFSVMNYLLPKRDIMSMHCSANVGRKGDVALFFGLSGTGKTTLSADPDRKLIGDDEHGWNENGVFNIEGGCYAKAINLSAEKEPQIFDAIRYGTVLENLVVDEHGYIDFDDNKYTENTRAAYPIEHIDNIVVPSKASHPNTIIFLTADAFGVLPPISKLSKDQAMYHFLSGFTSKLAGTERGITEPQPSFSTCFGAPFLPLNAKVYADLLGDLIDKHEVDVYLVNTGWTGGVYGKGNRIELKYTRKMVNSAINGSLKNSTFEEDEIFGLSIPTEIEGVPTTILQPKNAWHDKDAYDKQATDLIERFRENFKKFGEETQQLQQTGGFKG
- the crcB gene encoding fluoride efflux transporter CrcB, giving the protein MKYFIIFVGGSLGALLRYGLSFLPHFHELPVGTFTANLLGAFLMGFITALTTNFFSKYPSIKKGVTTGFIGAFTTFSTFQYELNAFFESQSWYLLITYALLSYIGGILCCFAGYRFGVRQQ
- the ytkD gene encoding RNA deprotection pyrophosphohydrolase is translated as MEFIDAAQQRVTLSFRAHHDVADGDHVLALPIYQNRLLMTDHRQRGIEFPGGKCEAGETTIDALKRELYEETGATIETTYYIAQYTVHTETMPFKKDVYVVIVDNIEGKSDYLETNGPMIVSKIEDIPEDKRSILLSDKAILACVERMVSLGFYQL
- a CDS encoding fluoride efflux transporter FluC, coding for MTIMMVLLGGGIGATLRAIITDIIQRVHQPSFPIATAIINLIGSCFIGILGGIVISVSPSYTLFVTGILGGFTTFSTVQLELVQLMEQRQSSTFIGYSLLQYVGCFMSCFIGTLII
- the metK gene encoding methionine adenosyltransferase, which codes for MTNNKRLFTSESVTEGHPDKIADQISDAILDEILKGDSHARVACETTVTTGMALIAGEISTSTYVDIPKVVRETVKQIGYTRAKYGYDYKTMSVLTAIDEQSPDIAQGVDRALEYRDASNDEVLNIGAGDQGLMFGYATNETASFMPLPIDLSHKLAKRLTDVRKDGTLDYLRPDGKVQVTVEYDENDQPKRIDTIVISSQHHEEVALDQIQRDIKEYVIYPVVPQALLDAETKFFINPTGRFVIGGPQGDAGLTGRKIIVDTYGGYARHGGGAFSGKDPTKVDRSAAYAARYVAKNIVAAGFADKCEVQLAYAIGVAQPVSIAIDTFGTGTVSEESLIQAVRSHFDLRPAGIIQMLDLQRPIYKQTAAYGHFGRTDVELPWEKTDKVDVLKDAVQAYTA